In Elusimicrobiota bacterium, one genomic interval encodes:
- a CDS encoding Cache 3/Cache 2 fusion domain-containing protein: MRNLISNISLKARIFVLAGLCVSIPLIAITFYQTSAAKTALLDESRINLGNLTNDAISMCRIQHIETTKKLAADFESMKDIFIRSGAIIPEVGADNRVPDQIAHLTGSLATIFKVTSSGMTRVATSVRLKNGDRAVGTTIDSTSPVYQAIVAGKSFQGRAQVVGDWCIVQYEPIIRRGQVAGALFVGIKQDNLAAIRDAILRTKIGKTGYLYAMTSSAEITVHPKLEAGFSLAQYDFAKEMMKNKTGWVRYIWEGRPKVVYYAYFEPWDWIVAAGSYEEEFYSEIVQIKRLSWMGLVIALLFSLSMVYQFIIRYINGIISHVVNSAGEVVQNALQGQLSIRLNAEGVAKEFRPIMSGMNAMLDAVVNPIRDISEILTKLAGNDLTVRVKTAYQGDFDSIKQAANTLAEQFQQAVKQIAQSAMVLASSAEELSTVNSQVNANAMQTSSQATAASAAAEQVSKNVQTVATGSEEMSSSIKEIAKNAADAARVAGEAVQLTDKTNAAISKLGESSQEIGKVIKLITSIAEQTNLLALNATIEAARAGEAGKGFAVVANEVKELAMETAKATEDISSRIAQTQSDTQGSVEAIGQIGEVIKRINDISTTIASAVEEQSATTNEIGRNVTEAAKATGEIAENITGVAKGAQGTVQATATAQTAAEELAKISAKLLSLVSAFKYEGSTSAQAVAIGGSQADKNHIKEILVNAVFPHTRWRTRLSMAIKTKNGDTTPEAARKDNVCEFGKALYGALSHAPGADQYHAGIREAHAQFHHEAARILELAIHGQSDEAERALSEGGHFMALSKSLLEAIDHWKNALS, encoded by the coding sequence ATGCGTAATCTGATAAGCAATATCTCGTTGAAAGCGCGCATCTTTGTGCTGGCTGGTTTGTGCGTGTCCATTCCTCTGATAGCGATAACGTTTTATCAAACGTCGGCGGCGAAAACCGCCCTGCTTGATGAGAGCAGGATTAATCTGGGAAACCTCACCAACGATGCCATTTCCATGTGCCGCATTCAACATATAGAGACCACAAAAAAGCTTGCGGCGGATTTCGAGTCCATGAAGGACATTTTTATTCGTTCCGGAGCGATTATTCCTGAAGTGGGAGCGGATAACCGGGTTCCAGACCAAATCGCCCATTTGACCGGATCCCTTGCAACGATTTTTAAAGTGACTTCTTCGGGGATGACGCGGGTGGCGACCAGCGTGCGGCTCAAAAACGGTGATCGAGCGGTTGGAACGACCATTGATTCAACGAGTCCTGTTTACCAGGCCATTGTAGCGGGCAAAAGTTTCCAAGGCCGTGCACAGGTTGTTGGGGACTGGTGCATTGTGCAGTATGAACCGATAATCCGCCGCGGTCAGGTGGCGGGTGCGCTTTTTGTAGGGATTAAACAGGACAATCTCGCCGCCATTCGGGATGCGATTCTCCGCACCAAGATTGGTAAGACGGGGTATCTCTATGCCATGACTTCCTCGGCAGAAATCACGGTCCATCCGAAACTGGAGGCAGGGTTCAGTTTGGCACAGTATGATTTCGCCAAGGAGATGATGAAGAACAAGACAGGCTGGGTACGTTACATTTGGGAAGGCCGGCCCAAGGTTGTCTATTATGCGTATTTCGAACCCTGGGATTGGATTGTGGCCGCCGGCAGTTACGAAGAAGAATTCTATTCCGAAATCGTCCAAATCAAACGTTTGTCCTGGATGGGTCTTGTGATTGCGCTCTTGTTCTCGTTGTCGATGGTTTATCAGTTCATTATTCGTTACATCAACGGGATCATCAGCCATGTCGTTAACTCGGCAGGCGAGGTGGTTCAAAACGCGCTTCAGGGACAATTGTCCATTCGCCTGAACGCGGAAGGGGTGGCAAAGGAATTCCGTCCGATCATGTCGGGGATGAATGCCATGCTTGATGCGGTGGTCAACCCGATCCGGGATATCAGCGAAATTCTGACCAAGCTGGCCGGCAATGACCTCACGGTACGGGTAAAGACAGCCTACCAGGGAGATTTTGATTCCATCAAACAGGCCGCCAATACGCTGGCGGAACAGTTCCAGCAGGCGGTCAAGCAGATCGCGCAAAGCGCCATGGTGCTGGCATCCTCTGCAGAAGAGTTGTCTACAGTGAATTCGCAGGTCAATGCCAATGCGATGCAGACCTCCAGTCAAGCCACAGCCGCCTCGGCTGCTGCCGAGCAGGTATCCAAGAATGTGCAGACCGTGGCTACGGGATCCGAGGAAATGAGCTCCAGCATCAAAGAGATTGCCAAGAACGCGGCGGACGCTGCGCGTGTGGCCGGGGAGGCGGTTCAGTTAACCGATAAAACGAATGCCGCGATCTCGAAGTTGGGAGAATCCAGCCAGGAGATCGGGAAAGTCATTAAGTTGATTACTTCGATCGCCGAACAAACGAACCTGCTGGCCTTAAACGCGACCATTGAAGCGGCCCGCGCCGGAGAAGCCGGCAAAGGGTTTGCGGTTGTGGCCAATGAAGTCAAGGAACTGGCGATGGAAACCGCCAAGGCCACGGAAGACATCAGCAGTCGTATCGCGCAAACTCAGTCGGATACGCAGGGATCGGTTGAGGCCATCGGGCAGATTGGCGAGGTGATCAAACGCATCAATGACATCTCAACGACCATTGCCAGCGCGGTGGAAGAGCAGTCTGCGACGACGAATGAAATCGGTCGCAATGTCACCGAAGCGGCCAAGGCCACAGGGGAAATTGCGGAGAACATTACCGGGGTCGCCAAAGGCGCGCAAGGCACGGTTCAGGCGACGGCCACCGCGCAGACCGCTGCTGAAGAGTTGGCGAAAATATCGGCTAAATTGCTGAGCCTGGTCAGTGCCTTTAAATATGAAGGTTCTACCTCCGCTCAGGCGGTCGCAATCGGCGGGAGTCAAGCCGACAAGAATCACATCAAAGAAATTCTTGTCAATGCCGTTTTCCCACACACCCGTTGGCGGACGCGGTTGTCCATGGCAATCAAAACGAAGAACGGTGATACGACTCCAGAGGCGGCTCGAAAAGATAATGTTTGCGAGTTTGGGAAAGCCCTCTACGGCGCGTTGTCTCATGCGCCGGGAGCGGACCAATACCATGCAGGCATCCGGGAAGCGCATGCACAATTCCATCACGAAGCCGCGCGCATTTTGGAGCTCGCGATCCATGGACAATCGGATGAAGCAGAACGCGCTTTGTCCGAGGGGGGTCATTTTATGGCACTGTCTAAGTCGCTTCTGGAAGCCATTGATCATTGGAAAAATGCCTTAAGTTGA
- a CDS encoding chemotaxis protein CheW, producing METSKTQQYCTFYLQNDLYGVEVKKVQEVVRHQEVSITRVPLAPAVVGGLINLRGQIVTTIDLRKRLGLPDREPGQIPMHVVVNTKEGAVSLLVDEIHDVLEMTDETFERSPATLQKKDRDMICGAYKLKDRLLIVLDTDKVLQLEKMN from the coding sequence ATGGAGACATCAAAAACGCAGCAATATTGCACATTCTATCTACAGAACGACCTCTATGGGGTTGAAGTCAAGAAAGTCCAGGAAGTGGTGCGGCATCAGGAGGTATCCATTACACGGGTTCCGCTGGCTCCGGCCGTGGTGGGAGGACTCATTAATTTGCGTGGGCAAATTGTGACAACCATTGATCTACGCAAGCGTTTGGGATTGCCTGATCGGGAACCCGGTCAGATTCCGATGCATGTGGTGGTCAACACCAAAGAAGGGGCAGTCAGCCTACTCGTGGATGAAATTCACGACGTACTGGAGATGACCGATGAGACATTTGAACGTTCCCCGGCCACCCTGCAAAAAAAAGATCGTGACATGATTTGCGGGGCGTACAAGCTGAAAGATCGATTGTTGATCGTGCTCGATACAGACAAGGTTCTTCAGCTGGAAAAAATGAATTAA
- a CDS encoding chemotaxis protein CheW, with product MKNELRQELEGLLADLATVTVHDRDNLFALGAKLETFTASLPIEESGLVPSLQFCLKGLESVFVGAIRPEAILDSVRDVLRKIIATSQILTTQFIGGSFNDVVGTLQQILSDDLSKVSPVAANDTSGVRPSADFSGAPAVPPTPLNDLDGLIKDFLTESRENLDHLDRDFVTLEKNPQDRQTLDSIFRTIHTIKGTSGFLGFSKLGAITHVGENLLGRLREGALLLDKDLTDALLSMVDAVRQILGSIETVQTEGSTDYKKLIERLSAIESVSDNPSPTPERKPIQKSTENSMTNPEPVFPMPPHDEGFKMEHLDPAVLEKRAEPPTAKPVVKETTASSPEQVAPAEGKGDDVPKSGGVDRTIRVGIELLDKVMDLVGELVLARNQIMQVTSGDKSNAMTANTQRLNLVTTELQEKVMKTRMQPIENIWGRFPRIVRDLAASLGKKVRLEMEGEDTELDKTLIEAIKDPLTHLVRNSVDHGIEKADVRREAGKAEEGRIFLRAYHEGGQVNIEISDDGRGLDFERIRDKAIQKGILSADQAARMSESELVNLIFLPGFSTAEKITQVSGRGVGMDVVKTNIEKIGGTIDVQSRRGEGATVKVKIPLTLAIIPALLVKEGGDRYAIPQANLLECVRLEGEQMIKGIEQIHGAPVYRLRGNLLPLVYLSRELKVGSKTSGHGDLNRTSIIVLQADTRQFGLVVDDINDTLEIVVKPLGKHLKGLSTFAGATIMGDGQVALILDVLGLAQRASVISDSTENNAIHDQESSLNKEGIAGEAQTLLICSIANDRRLAIPLTQVTRLEEFSLKGVERADNRDVVQYRGRIMPLLYLSEALNSRPGRRHRESTSRVLENSAGQGAKIQVVVHTQGDRDIGFVTERIIDIVDQRVVVKSESHRPGVLYYTVIQEKVTELVDAEALVRMFDSGGETQPPASAMAGRI from the coding sequence ATGAAAAATGAACTGCGACAAGAATTAGAAGGTCTATTGGCTGATCTGGCAACGGTGACTGTTCATGATCGCGACAACCTGTTTGCTTTAGGGGCCAAGCTGGAGACGTTTACCGCTTCTTTGCCGATAGAAGAATCGGGACTTGTCCCGTCCCTTCAGTTCTGTTTGAAGGGATTGGAGAGTGTTTTTGTCGGAGCCATACGTCCCGAGGCGATTCTGGATTCCGTCCGGGATGTCCTACGAAAAATTATCGCCACATCCCAGATCTTGACGACTCAATTCATTGGCGGATCATTTAATGACGTGGTGGGGACGTTGCAGCAAATCCTTTCTGACGACCTGTCCAAGGTCTCTCCGGTGGCGGCCAATGATACTTCGGGGGTGCGGCCTTCCGCTGATTTTTCCGGCGCGCCGGCGGTTCCGCCAACCCCTCTGAATGATCTGGACGGGTTGATTAAGGATTTTCTAACGGAGAGTCGTGAGAATCTGGATCACCTGGACCGTGATTTTGTGACGCTGGAGAAGAACCCCCAGGATCGTCAAACCCTCGATTCCATTTTCCGAACGATTCACACCATCAAAGGGACGTCTGGGTTTCTCGGGTTCTCAAAACTGGGGGCGATTACCCATGTGGGAGAAAACCTGCTGGGTCGTTTGCGGGAAGGCGCACTCCTCCTGGACAAGGACCTCACGGATGCGCTGCTGTCGATGGTCGATGCTGTTCGTCAAATCCTGGGCAGTATTGAGACCGTGCAAACCGAGGGATCAACAGATTATAAAAAGCTCATTGAGCGTTTGAGCGCCATCGAAAGTGTCAGTGATAATCCGTCTCCGACACCGGAGCGGAAGCCTATTCAGAAGTCAACGGAGAATTCCATGACTAATCCAGAACCGGTCTTTCCCATGCCCCCACACGATGAGGGATTCAAAATGGAGCACCTGGACCCGGCTGTCCTCGAGAAAAGGGCAGAACCTCCAACTGCGAAACCGGTCGTCAAAGAGACAACCGCCTCGAGTCCGGAGCAAGTTGCTCCGGCAGAAGGCAAGGGGGATGATGTGCCCAAGTCGGGCGGGGTGGATCGTACCATTCGCGTTGGAATTGAACTGCTTGATAAAGTGATGGACCTTGTCGGTGAGCTGGTTTTGGCCCGGAATCAGATCATGCAGGTGACGTCCGGCGATAAGTCGAATGCGATGACAGCCAATACCCAACGGCTGAATCTGGTGACAACTGAACTCCAGGAGAAGGTCATGAAGACCCGGATGCAGCCCATCGAAAATATCTGGGGCCGCTTCCCGCGAATTGTGCGTGATTTGGCAGCTTCGCTCGGGAAAAAAGTGCGTCTCGAGATGGAGGGGGAAGACACGGAATTGGACAAGACGTTGATCGAAGCGATTAAAGATCCTTTGACTCACCTCGTTCGGAATTCTGTGGATCACGGCATCGAAAAGGCGGACGTCCGCCGCGAAGCAGGGAAAGCCGAAGAAGGCCGGATTTTCTTGCGCGCCTATCACGAAGGGGGCCAGGTCAATATTGAGATTTCAGACGATGGCCGGGGGCTGGATTTCGAACGCATCCGCGATAAGGCCATTCAAAAAGGAATCTTAAGCGCGGATCAAGCGGCCCGCATGAGCGAGTCGGAGCTGGTCAATTTGATTTTCCTGCCGGGATTTTCCACCGCAGAAAAGATCACGCAGGTGTCCGGCCGGGGCGTGGGCATGGACGTGGTGAAGACAAATATTGAAAAAATCGGAGGAACCATTGATGTCCAGAGCCGTCGCGGGGAGGGGGCTACAGTCAAGGTCAAAATACCGCTGACCCTGGCGATTATTCCGGCGTTGCTGGTGAAAGAAGGTGGCGATCGCTATGCCATCCCCCAGGCGAATCTTTTGGAGTGTGTTCGATTGGAAGGGGAGCAGATGATAAAGGGCATCGAACAAATCCATGGCGCACCGGTCTACCGGTTGCGGGGGAATCTGCTTCCGCTGGTGTATTTAAGTCGTGAATTAAAAGTTGGAAGTAAGACTTCCGGGCACGGCGATCTCAACAGGACGAGCATTATTGTTTTGCAGGCGGATACGCGGCAGTTCGGGCTGGTTGTTGATGATATCAATGACACGCTGGAAATCGTGGTTAAACCCTTGGGCAAACATCTCAAGGGATTGTCGACCTTTGCCGGAGCAACCATTATGGGAGATGGCCAAGTGGCACTGATCCTGGATGTCTTGGGTTTGGCTCAGCGGGCCAGTGTCATTTCGGACTCTACAGAAAACAATGCCATTCATGATCAAGAATCTTCCCTTAATAAGGAGGGGATCGCCGGAGAGGCCCAAACTTTGCTGATCTGCAGTATTGCCAATGACCGGAGATTAGCTATCCCCCTGACGCAGGTTACGCGTTTGGAAGAGTTTTCCTTAAAAGGAGTGGAACGGGCAGACAACCGGGACGTGGTGCAATACCGTGGCCGAATCATGCCGTTACTTTATTTGTCAGAGGCGCTCAATTCACGCCCTGGACGGCGGCACCGGGAAAGTACAAGCCGGGTCCTGGAGAACAGCGCGGGGCAGGGTGCGAAGATCCAAGTGGTCGTCCATACACAGGGGGACCGGGATATCGGGTTCGTAACCGAGCGAATCATCGACATCGTGGATCAGCGGGTGGTGGTTAAATCGGAGAGTCATCGGCCGGGGGTTCTGTATTACACGGTGATCCAGGAGAAGGTGACGGAGCTGGTGGATGCGGAGGCGTTGGTTCGGATGTTTGATTCAGGGGGAGAGACGCAGCCCCCCGCGTCGGCGATGGCCGGGAGGATTTGA
- a CDS encoding chemotaxis protein CheX — MDHPITTTKHPPAKFLKHLQDAIIQFFGPLCGASFVACNGRSTEDPASPVVSVISLVGDVNWVFALVLTKATAELVTEKFSGFKISYDSLDMKDIVGEMSNIIGGDLVARLDREGIKAQLSLPTVLRGKSLRLANPEDLASAILCFQSSQGEFWAQLSWPKELSNEK; from the coding sequence ATGGATCATCCGATAACCACGACTAAACATCCTCCGGCGAAATTTCTGAAACATCTTCAAGATGCGATCATTCAGTTTTTTGGCCCCCTCTGCGGCGCATCTTTTGTGGCCTGCAACGGACGCTCCACCGAGGACCCTGCCAGCCCGGTGGTATCCGTCATCTCGCTGGTGGGGGACGTGAATTGGGTGTTTGCCCTGGTTTTGACGAAAGCGACGGCGGAGTTAGTAACGGAAAAATTCTCGGGTTTTAAGATCTCCTATGACAGTCTGGACATGAAGGATATTGTTGGTGAAATGTCCAATATTATCGGCGGAGATCTGGTGGCCCGGCTGGACCGGGAGGGGATAAAAGCCCAGCTCTCCCTTCCCACCGTGCTTCGTGGGAAATCTCTGAGACTAGCCAACCCCGAAGACTTGGCGTCTGCGATCCTGTGTTTCCAGTCGTCTCAGGGAGAGTTTTGGGCCCAGTTGTCGTGGCCAAAGGAATTGTCAAATGAAAAATGA
- a CDS encoding response regulator — MRDKARFRKGDFIVDALVKELQQGRPIDGIVLDQLQKAPGESFTEDEALAVFLEIQELPFFHVNATSGVENIPEKVMLLTGKAREASTQKKSLDELELHALNRGLIVAAYPKGTAGSQSLKTLVVDDSAVMRKIIISALQTIGMANFIFQEASNGQEALTSCLSSDVDLVFLDWNMPQMNGIEFVVLVRKEIDNRAMPIVLVTSEQTPARVQEAFNKGADAYITKPFDPALVRARLAPVMKGLEESAGRIKAAAEPKQGFFGGFSRKS; from the coding sequence GTGAGAGATAAAGCAAGATTTCGAAAAGGCGATTTTATCGTCGATGCGCTCGTTAAGGAATTGCAGCAGGGGAGGCCCATTGACGGTATTGTGCTTGATCAATTGCAAAAGGCGCCGGGGGAGTCCTTTACGGAAGACGAAGCGCTGGCTGTTTTCCTGGAGATCCAGGAGCTTCCCTTTTTTCATGTCAATGCGACGTCCGGCGTGGAAAACATTCCCGAAAAAGTGATGCTCCTGACCGGAAAGGCCCGGGAGGCTTCCACACAGAAAAAATCCCTGGATGAGCTCGAATTGCATGCCCTGAATCGGGGGTTGATTGTCGCGGCTTACCCCAAAGGGACAGCGGGCAGTCAGTCCTTGAAGACCCTGGTGGTGGATGATTCAGCCGTGATGAGGAAAATCATCATATCAGCGCTGCAGACAATTGGGATGGCCAACTTTATCTTCCAGGAAGCGTCCAACGGACAGGAAGCGCTGACCAGCTGTTTGTCCAGTGACGTCGATCTGGTCTTTTTAGACTGGAACATGCCCCAGATGAATGGTATTGAATTCGTTGTCTTGGTCCGGAAGGAAATTGACAACCGGGCCATGCCCATTGTTCTGGTCACCAGCGAACAAACGCCTGCCAGGGTGCAGGAAGCGTTTAATAAAGGCGCAGACGCTTATATCACTAAGCCGTTTGACCCGGCTTTAGTGAGGGCACGACTCGCGCCAGTGATGAAGGGGCTTGAGGAGAGTGCTGGACGAATTAAAGCCGCGGCAGAACCGAAACAAGGGTTCTTTGGCGGTTTCTCCAGAAAGTCTTGA
- a CDS encoding PAS domain S-box protein encodes MTTKEQNQAKEALQKYEDLVNNLPIGIYRNTPGDNGRFLEANPATVAMFEAASKEEFMRHSVSELYRRPEQRKAFSDKLLRDGFIHGDVLELLTLKGRPIWVSITAVMKKNENGEIFFDGTLEDITERKLAQEALQDNEKKVRLLLDSITEGVYGVDLEGRCTFINRKGLQLLGYTDAHQLLGENLYSHIHHAQLNETPLPAKISRMLMALHEGRSTHTEEAEFWRADGSSLLVEYWSHPLLEGSRVVGMVTTFKDLTIRKEEERKRKLLTTALEQSSESIIITNAASTIIYVNPRFEQLTGYTSQEAVGQKPAILRSNRHDAAFYKQMWELLLNKKAWQGVFINRCKDGHLVEVEATLTPIIDEFGQIVNYVAVQRDITEKNRLQKIVRQTEKMSAIGTLAAGVAHEINNPLGIILGFSQAVMNRLQPSDPLATPIKSIEREATRCRNLVQDLLTFSRTTHAESEPMDLNKTIEGTLSLLQAQARLVNAQIQTNFATVLPRMTGNIKQIQQIVINLAKNAMDAMTEGGTVTISTSLWVDQPQSWVCLKVADTGSGISPDVLPKIFEPFFTTKPEGQGTGLGLSLIYEIVKKHSGLIDVQSHPGLTEFFIKFPAYTDKNA; translated from the coding sequence ATGACGACAAAAGAGCAAAATCAAGCCAAAGAGGCGCTTCAAAAATACGAAGATCTGGTCAATAACCTGCCCATCGGGATCTATCGAAACACACCCGGCGACAATGGCCGCTTCCTGGAGGCCAATCCGGCAACAGTCGCCATGTTTGAAGCCGCCTCCAAGGAAGAATTTATGCGGCATAGCGTCAGCGAACTTTACCGCCGGCCGGAACAGCGGAAAGCCTTTAGCGACAAACTTTTGCGGGACGGATTTATTCATGGGGACGTTCTGGAACTACTCACACTCAAGGGCCGGCCCATTTGGGTTTCCATTACGGCCGTTATGAAAAAGAATGAAAATGGGGAAATTTTCTTTGATGGAACACTGGAAGATATTACCGAACGTAAACTTGCCCAAGAGGCGCTGCAAGACAATGAAAAGAAAGTTCGCCTGTTGTTGGATTCGATCACAGAAGGTGTCTATGGAGTCGATTTGGAAGGGCGATGCACGTTTATCAACCGCAAGGGCTTACAGTTGCTGGGCTACACCGATGCGCATCAGTTATTGGGGGAAAACTTATACAGCCACATTCATCACGCCCAGCTAAATGAAACGCCTCTGCCGGCCAAAATCAGCCGGATGCTGATGGCGCTACACGAAGGCCGATCAACCCATACGGAGGAGGCGGAGTTTTGGCGCGCTGACGGGAGTTCCCTCCTAGTCGAATATTGGTCGCATCCTCTCTTGGAGGGCAGCCGCGTGGTGGGGATGGTCACCACTTTTAAGGATCTGACGATACGAAAGGAAGAAGAGCGCAAGCGCAAACTACTCACCACGGCTCTTGAACAGTCCTCCGAATCCATCATCATTACGAATGCGGCCTCGACGATTATCTACGTGAACCCCCGCTTTGAGCAATTGACTGGTTACACCTCGCAAGAGGCCGTTGGCCAAAAACCGGCTATTCTCCGCAGCAATCGTCATGACGCCGCTTTCTACAAACAGATGTGGGAACTCCTTCTCAACAAAAAAGCCTGGCAGGGGGTTTTTATCAATCGGTGTAAAGACGGTCATCTGGTTGAAGTTGAAGCCACCCTTACCCCCATCATCGACGAGTTCGGACAAATCGTGAACTATGTGGCCGTGCAGCGCGACATCACCGAGAAGAACCGCCTGCAGAAAATTGTCCGTCAAACCGAGAAAATGTCCGCGATCGGCACGCTGGCGGCGGGAGTGGCCCATGAAATTAACAATCCGCTGGGCATCATCTTGGGTTTTTCGCAAGCCGTCATGAATCGCCTGCAACCCTCTGATCCGCTCGCCACCCCCATCAAATCCATTGAACGGGAAGCCACGCGCTGCAGGAATTTGGTTCAGGACCTTTTAACGTTCTCAAGAACCACGCACGCCGAGAGTGAGCCGATGGATCTCAATAAAACAATCGAAGGGACGTTGTCCCTCCTTCAAGCGCAGGCTCGACTAGTTAACGCGCAGATCCAGACAAACTTTGCAACTGTCCTTCCACGCATGACCGGAAATATCAAACAGATTCAACAGATCGTCATTAATCTGGCCAAAAATGCGATGGATGCAATGACAGAGGGTGGGACCGTCACCATCAGCACATCCTTGTGGGTGGATCAACCCCAATCCTGGGTATGTCTCAAAGTGGCGGATACAGGCAGTGGAATCTCACCGGATGTTTTGCCCAAGATCTTTGAACCCTTCTTTACCACAAAACCGGAAGGCCAGGGGACTGGGCTGGGATTGAGTTTAATTTACGAAATTGTGAAAAAGCATTCGGGACTGATTGACGTCCAAAGCCATCCTGGCTTAACTGAATTTTTCATTAAATTCCCCGCCTACACTGACAAAAACGCTTAG
- a CDS encoding response regulator: protein MSIDVVGSTTIKSGENEQDVIYTFLAYHKRVSDLTYTCHGEVINITGDGIMCRFLRSEDAATLVESILGQQTAFNKRLNRLSRPLTLRLGVHTGEVYENQSLDAGQWISHTIDIAAKLQQSAQPDTARFSEATMNELKNRPGAYRRVGWDASLSMNVYAYQSQSTIISRSHSLPDPTRILVLEHELDEIVRLKKILSGRRHDTLTVYNQNQAALGIAAWNPHLILLSTDLPWETGWELLLSLRADEDLSKVPIIVMSRQTTGEIIQKTFRMGANGFLRKPLEDQQIIKRVEMVLREFYL, encoded by the coding sequence GTGTCGATTGACGTGGTCGGATCAACCACGATTAAAAGCGGAGAGAACGAGCAGGACGTTATTTACACCTTTTTGGCCTATCACAAGCGGGTCAGCGACCTGACGTACACTTGTCACGGAGAAGTCATCAATATCACAGGGGACGGCATAATGTGCCGATTCTTGCGATCCGAAGATGCCGCTACCCTGGTCGAATCGATTTTAGGACAGCAGACCGCGTTTAACAAACGCCTCAATCGTCTTTCCCGGCCGCTCACGCTTCGCCTGGGGGTGCACACCGGCGAAGTTTACGAAAACCAATCCCTTGATGCGGGGCAATGGATTTCCCACACGATCGATATTGCGGCCAAGCTTCAACAATCGGCCCAACCCGATACCGCGCGTTTTTCTGAAGCCACCATGAACGAACTGAAAAACCGTCCCGGCGCCTACCGGCGAGTCGGTTGGGACGCTTCGCTCAGCATGAACGTCTATGCGTACCAAAGCCAGTCCACGATCATCAGCCGCAGCCATTCGCTTCCCGATCCAACCCGTATTCTGGTGTTGGAGCACGAACTGGACGAGATTGTGCGCTTGAAGAAAATCCTTTCCGGACGGCGCCATGACACGCTCACCGTGTACAACCAGAATCAGGCGGCTCTGGGGATCGCCGCCTGGAACCCTCATCTTATTCTGTTGAGCACGGATCTTCCCTGGGAAACCGGATGGGAACTACTGCTCAGTCTTCGTGCAGATGAAGACCTGTCCAAGGTTCCCATCATCGTCATGTCCCGGCAAACCACCGGTGAGATTATTCAGAAAACCTTCCGAATGGGCGCCAATGGTTTTCTTCGAAAACCGCTGGAAGACCAACAAATTATTAAACGAGTCGAAATGGTTCTACGCGAGTTCTACTTGTAG
- a CDS encoding FIST N-terminal domain-containing protein: MAAQTAFSTNTDVSQAVLEISRQLQSEGMKTVVFFASPLYDPVLLAHGMQQAFPKVPTWGCSTAGEIVSGRLLTHSLVAMALPSDLIDNLSIEVVEGLQQGASPVAAAKKLGFYFEKDIARMDHRHYVGVILMDGLSNAEERVMDQLGNLTDIIFIGGSAGDDMRFVVTHVYAQGKAYTNAALLVLLKPRRPFEILKTQSFCALNRKLVATKVDADRRTVLEFNHRPAVTEYASAISADAATVTDQFMHHPVGLMIDGQPYVRSPQRTDQQAIVFFCQVLEGTELALLESTNIVTDTAKALEEKKKAMDGISAILNFHCILRTLELEKKGQTDAYAKLFSDIPTIGFSTYGEAYIGHINQTSTMLLLK, from the coding sequence ATGGCAGCCCAAACCGCTTTTTCAACGAACACCGACGTAAGCCAGGCGGTCCTAGAGATTAGCCGACAACTTCAAAGCGAAGGAATGAAGACGGTTGTCTTTTTTGCGTCGCCTCTGTATGACCCCGTCCTCTTGGCGCACGGCATGCAGCAAGCCTTTCCGAAAGTGCCGACCTGGGGCTGCAGCACCGCCGGAGAAATCGTCAGCGGACGACTGCTTACGCATTCTTTGGTAGCCATGGCGCTGCCAAGCGATCTGATTGACAACCTTAGCATCGAAGTGGTTGAAGGGTTGCAGCAAGGCGCGTCACCGGTGGCGGCCGCTAAAAAGCTTGGGTTTTATTTTGAGAAGGATATCGCACGGATGGATCACCGGCATTACGTCGGAGTCATCCTGATGGATGGGCTTAGCAATGCCGAAGAACGCGTGATGGATCAACTGGGCAACCTGACGGACATTATTTTTATTGGAGGATCGGCCGGGGATGACATGCGATTTGTCGTCACCCATGTCTATGCGCAAGGAAAAGCGTATACGAATGCCGCGCTTCTCGTTCTCCTGAAACCCCGCCGCCCCTTTGAGATTTTAAAAACTCAGAGTTTTTGCGCGCTGAACCGAAAACTAGTCGCCACGAAAGTGGATGCCGACCGGCGGACCGTCTTGGAGTTTAACCATCGCCCGGCTGTCACGGAATACGCAAGCGCCATCAGCGCCGATGCTGCTACCGTGACCGATCAATTCATGCACCACCCGGTCGGGCTGATGATCGACGGGCAGCCCTACGTTCGTAGCCCGCAGCGAACCGACCAACAAGCCATTGTTTTCTTCTGCCAGGTCCTGGAGGGAACGGAATTGGCGCTCTTGGAATCCACAAATATTGTCACGGATACTGCGAAAGCGTTGGAAGAAAAAAAGAAAGCGATGGATGGGATCTCTGCCATTCTCAATTTTCATTGTATTCTTCGCACGCTGGAACTGGAAAAGAAAGGCCAAACCGACGCTTACGCCAAGCTATTTTCGGATATTCCAACCATCGGCTTTAGCACGTACGGGGAAGCCTATATCGGCCACATCAATCAAACGTCAACCATGCTGCTATTGAAGTAA